The genomic segment GGTTTGCCGAACCTCGCGTGCAATTTGGCTCGGGCGACGCACGCGCCGAATCTCGTGCTCATCTATGAGTCGGGGGCGGTCGGAGCGGTGCCCGATCGTCTGCCTGTTTCCATCGGCGACCCCGCGCTCGTGACCGGATCGCTTTCCGTCGCATCAATGGCCGACATCTTCATGCTCTACTTGCAGGGTGGGCGCATCCAAGTCGGTTTCCTCGGCGGCGCGCAAGTGGATCGCTACGGCAACATCAATTCCACCGTGATCGGACGCTACGACGCGCCGAAAGTGCGGCTGCCCGGAAGCGGCGGCGCGTGTGAGATCGCGGTCCACGCGGAGCGCGTCATCGTGGCGGCGCCGCTCTCGGCGCGATCGTTTCCGGCGGAGGTCGACTTCATCACGTCCCCCGGTCACGCGGGGAAGCACGGAACACGGAAGGAACTGCACCAGCCCGGCGGCGGCCCGGTGCGGATCGTCACCGACGTCGGCATTCTCGAACCATCGCCGAAAGACGGCGAGCTCGAACTGGTCGGGATCTATCCCAACGTCGAAGTCGAAGCTGTCAAAGCCAAGGTCGGCTGGCCGTTGCGCGTGCGTGCAACGCTCGAACAGATTCCGCCGCCGACCGACCACGAACTTCATCTGCTACGCGACGTGCTCGACCCGGACAGGCTCTATCTCTGAATAATCCTGAAAGGGCCGGCTTCTTGTCGGCCCACGCAAATGAGGTTGACAGATGACAACTCCGCGCATTCCTACCGCTCTTTGCGCCGCGGCGCTCTCGTGCGTCATCGCGCTCGCCTGCGCGCGCGCAGCGTCCGCCGCCGCGATGTACGAGATGTACTTGCCGGCGAATACTGGCCTGCAGTGGCATCAGACCGCCGCGCAAGTCGCGCAGACCTGTGATGACGGGATCGCGAGCGCGAAAGCGACGATCGCGAAGATCGAGTCGCTGTCTTCTCCGGAATGGACGTTCGACGATTCGCTGCTCCAGATCGAGACGGCAGAAGCCGAGCTCAACGATCAGACCGCCGCGCAGTCGTTCCTTTCCGCTGTCGCGCCGACGAAAGACGTGCGCGATGCCGCCAGTGACTGCCAGCAGAAACTTTCGGATTATTACAACGCGCTGAGTGCGGATCCAAAGATCTACGCGATTGCCGCACGCGTGCAGGCGCTCGGCGATGCCAAGACCGACGCTGCCAAAAAGCTCGTTGAGAGCTACGTCCTCACCGGCATCCGCGCAGGCGTCGCACTGCCGCCGGCGGAGCGCGATCGCGTCACAAAGCTCTTCGACACGCTCACGGGCGAGACGATCGCTTTTCAGCGCGCGAT from the Candidatus Eremiobacteraceae bacterium genome contains:
- a CDS encoding CoA-transferase yields the protein MAVRAAKELRDGDVVFVGIGLPNLACNLARATHAPNLVLIYESGAVGAVPDRLPVSIGDPALVTGSLSVASMADIFMLYLQGGRIQVGFLGGAQVDRYGNINSTVIGRYDAPKVRLPGSGGACEIAVHAERVIVAAPLSARSFPAEVDFITSPGHAGKHGTRKELHQPGGGPVRIVTDVGILEPSPKDGELELVGIYPNVEVEAVKAKVGWPLRVRATLEQIPPPTDHELHLLRDVLDPDRLYL